The Mycolicibacterium smegmatis genome has a window encoding:
- a CDS encoding nitroreductase/quinone reductase family protein, whose translation MNDLMFVRAVNGVASRLTRVPVLGSLVRRGMIVIRYTGRRSGQTFETPVGYRKVGDDRVVIRVEMPDRKTWWRNFLGEGSSITLVGLDGADRTGHAVAHRDEAGKVSVTVQLDAR comes from the coding sequence ATGAACGATCTGATGTTCGTCCGAGCGGTCAACGGCGTCGCGTCCCGGCTCACCCGCGTCCCCGTTCTCGGATCCCTGGTGCGCCGCGGCATGATCGTCATCCGGTACACCGGACGGCGCTCGGGTCAGACGTTCGAGACCCCGGTGGGCTATCGGAAGGTGGGCGACGACCGCGTGGTGATCCGCGTCGAGATGCCGGACCGCAAGACGTGGTGGCGCAATTTCCTGGGCGAGGGAAGCTCCATCACGCTGGTCGGGCTGGACGGAGCCGACCGCACCGGCCACGCCGTCGCGCATCGCGACGAGGCAGGCAAGGTTTCGGTCACCGTCCAGCTCGATGCGCGTTAG
- a CDS encoding ABC transporter permease, with product MTTAAMAEATDATAEPTVVKGNRRWGDAGLRIVAGLVLLYLFLPIFVIVLFSFNKPAGKFNYTWQGFTLDNWKDPFKYPALTEALKLSLNVAAVSTSIALIFGTLVAIALVRQRWRGQRAVDTFLVLPLTAPEVVMGASLLTLFLDLNWAAGYSTIVIAHIAFQISFIAMTVRARVRGFDWTLEDASMDLGASPTRTFFRVTLPLIVPGIVAAAMLSFALSLDDFIITYFVSGSTVTYPLYVNAAVKAAVPPQINVLATAILVISLLLLAAGTLYRRKRIDV from the coding sequence ATGACCACGGCCGCAATGGCGGAGGCCACCGACGCCACCGCCGAACCCACAGTCGTCAAGGGCAACCGTCGCTGGGGCGATGCGGGTCTGCGCATCGTCGCGGGCCTGGTGCTGCTGTATCTGTTCCTGCCGATCTTCGTGATCGTGCTGTTCTCGTTCAACAAGCCGGCAGGCAAGTTCAACTACACGTGGCAGGGCTTCACGCTCGACAACTGGAAGGACCCGTTCAAGTACCCGGCGCTGACCGAGGCATTGAAGTTGAGCCTCAACGTCGCCGCCGTGTCGACCTCGATCGCACTCATCTTCGGCACGCTGGTCGCGATCGCGCTGGTGCGCCAGCGGTGGCGTGGTCAGCGTGCCGTCGACACGTTCCTGGTGCTGCCGCTGACCGCACCCGAGGTGGTGATGGGCGCCTCGCTGCTGACCTTGTTCCTCGATCTCAACTGGGCGGCCGGCTACTCCACGATCGTCATCGCGCACATCGCGTTCCAGATCAGCTTCATCGCCATGACCGTCCGGGCCCGGGTGCGCGGATTCGACTGGACGCTCGAGGATGCCTCGATGGATCTCGGCGCCAGCCCGACCCGCACTTTCTTCAGGGTGACGCTGCCGCTGATCGTTCCGGGCATCGTGGCCGCGGCGATGCTGTCGTTCGCGTTGTCGCTCGACGACTTCATCATCACGTACTTCGTCAGTGGATCGACCGTGACCTACCCGCTGTACGTCAACGCGGCGGTCAAGGCGGCTGTGCCGCCGCAGATCAACGTGCTGGCGACCGCGATCCTGGTGATCAGCCTGCTGCTGCTCGCGGCCGGAACGCTCTACCGCCGCAAGCGCATCGACGTCTAA
- a CDS encoding ABC transporter permease — MAGVATSSRQRSKIAPYLMILPALVYLGIFFVVPFFTLARTSLSSSGGSIYLPTLTFDWNFGNYLHAFSAYQDQILRSFGYAFVATVLCVILAFPLAYVIAFKAGRFKNLILGLVILPFFVTFLIRTIAWKTILADDGWVVSALGAIGLLPDEGRLLSTPWAVIGGLTYNWIIFMILPLYVSLEKIDPRLIEASKDLYSSNTRSFTKVILPLSMPGVLAGSMLVFIPAVGDFINADYLGSTQTTMIGNVIQKQFLVVKDYPAAAALSMVLMAIILVGVLMYTRALGTEDLV; from the coding sequence GTGGCTGGCGTTGCCACCAGTAGCAGGCAACGGAGCAAGATCGCTCCGTACCTGATGATCCTGCCGGCGTTGGTCTACCTCGGAATCTTCTTCGTGGTGCCGTTCTTCACGTTGGCGCGCACCTCGTTGTCGTCGTCCGGTGGATCGATCTATCTGCCCACGCTGACGTTCGACTGGAACTTCGGCAACTATCTGCACGCCTTCAGCGCGTACCAGGACCAGATCCTGCGGTCGTTCGGCTACGCGTTCGTGGCCACGGTGTTGTGCGTGATCCTGGCATTCCCCCTGGCCTACGTGATCGCGTTCAAGGCGGGCCGGTTCAAGAACCTAATCCTGGGCCTGGTGATCCTGCCCTTCTTCGTGACGTTCCTGATCCGCACGATCGCCTGGAAAACCATTCTGGCCGACGACGGTTGGGTGGTCAGTGCGCTCGGCGCGATCGGTCTGCTGCCCGACGAGGGCCGGCTGCTGTCGACCCCGTGGGCGGTGATCGGTGGTCTGACCTACAACTGGATCATCTTCATGATCCTGCCGCTGTACGTGAGCCTGGAGAAGATCGACCCGCGTCTGATCGAGGCGTCGAAGGACCTGTACTCCTCGAACACCCGCAGCTTCACGAAAGTGATTCTGCCGCTGTCGATGCCGGGTGTTCTCGCGGGCAGCATGTTGGTGTTCATCCCCGCGGTCGGTGACTTCATCAACGCCGACTACCTGGGCAGTACACAGACCACGATGATCGGCAACGTGATCCAGAAACAGTTCCTGGTGGTCAAGGACTACCCGGCCGCCGCGGCCCTGAGCATGGTGCTGATGGCGATCATCCTGGTCGGAGTGCTGATGTACACGCGCGCCCTCGGTACGGAGGACCTGGTATGA
- a CDS encoding polyamine ABC transporter substrate-binding protein, which produces MPNNIDPQLFARLTANRTSRRRFLGGGAAAAAALALGPAVLAACGSGGNGGSEATSAAPDDGSPASGTLRISNWPLYMADGFVAAFQTASGLTVDYKEDFNDNEQWFAKVKETLSRKQDIGADLVVPTEFMAARIMGLNWLNEINESRVPNKKNLREDLLNSKVDPGRKYTAPYMTGMVGIAYNRAATGRDITKMDDLFDPAFKGRVSLFSDVQDGLGMIMQWQGNSVEDPTTEGVQKAADFVREQKDKGQIRRFTGNDYADDLAAGNIAIAQAYSGDVVQLQADNPDLQFVVPESGGDWFIDTMVIPYTAQNQKAAEAWIDYVYDRPNYAKLVAFTQFVPVLTDMTDELAKIDQALADNPLINPPAEMAANLKSWAALTDEQTQEFNTIYAEVTGG; this is translated from the coding sequence ATGCCGAACAACATCGATCCCCAGCTCTTCGCCCGTCTCACCGCCAACCGCACCTCCCGCCGCCGCTTCCTCGGCGGTGGCGCAGCAGCCGCCGCCGCACTTGCCCTCGGCCCCGCCGTACTGGCCGCCTGCGGCAGCGGCGGCAACGGTGGTTCCGAGGCAACGTCGGCTGCCCCCGATGACGGTTCGCCCGCGAGCGGCACCCTGCGGATCTCGAACTGGCCGCTGTACATGGCCGACGGTTTCGTCGCGGCGTTCCAGACCGCATCCGGTCTGACGGTCGACTACAAGGAAGACTTCAACGACAACGAGCAGTGGTTCGCAAAGGTCAAGGAAACGCTGTCGCGCAAGCAGGACATCGGCGCCGATCTCGTGGTGCCCACCGAGTTCATGGCGGCCCGGATCATGGGGCTGAACTGGCTCAACGAGATCAACGAATCTCGTGTGCCCAACAAGAAGAACCTGCGCGAGGATCTGCTGAACTCCAAGGTCGACCCGGGCCGCAAGTACACCGCGCCGTACATGACGGGCATGGTCGGCATCGCGTACAACCGTGCCGCGACCGGTCGCGACATCACCAAGATGGACGACCTTTTCGATCCGGCGTTCAAGGGACGCGTCAGCCTGTTCTCCGATGTCCAGGACGGCCTGGGCATGATCATGCAGTGGCAGGGCAACTCGGTCGAGGACCCGACCACCGAGGGCGTGCAGAAGGCCGCCGACTTCGTGCGCGAGCAGAAGGACAAGGGCCAGATCCGGCGGTTCACGGGCAACGACTACGCCGACGACCTCGCCGCGGGCAACATCGCCATCGCGCAGGCCTATTCGGGTGACGTCGTGCAGCTGCAGGCCGACAACCCCGACCTGCAGTTCGTGGTCCCCGAGTCCGGTGGTGACTGGTTCATCGACACCATGGTCATCCCCTACACCGCGCAGAACCAGAAGGCCGCCGAGGCCTGGATCGACTATGTGTACGACCGGCCCAACTACGCCAAGCTCGTCGCCTTCACGCAGTTCGTGCCGGTGCTGACCGACATGACCGACGAACTGGCGAAGATCGACCAGGCGCTGGCCGACAACCCGTTGATCAACCCGCCCGCCGAGATGGCCGCGAACCTGAAGTCGTGGGCTGCTCTGACCGACGAGCAGACCCAGGAGTTCAACACCATCTACGCCGAAGTGACCGGGGGCTGA